A portion of the Actomonas aquatica genome contains these proteins:
- a CDS encoding lipocalin family protein has translation MPLADFVDLNRFMGTWYVHGYTPTPIDGNAFNPTETYERGENGRIETSYRFNDGSLDGTTKEYNPTGRVFDETTNAEWRMTFFGIITSPYLILYVNDDYTQTVIGHPDRDKAWIMTRDPQIDESTYTALRGELERRNFDLSELQRAEHNQRN, from the coding sequence ATGCCACTGGCCGACTTCGTCGATCTCAATCGCTTCATGGGCACGTGGTATGTGCATGGCTACACGCCGACGCCAATCGACGGTAACGCCTTCAATCCCACCGAGACCTACGAACGCGGAGAGAACGGTCGCATTGAAACGAGTTACCGCTTCAACGATGGCAGCCTCGACGGAACGACCAAGGAGTATAATCCCACCGGCCGCGTCTTCGACGAGACCACCAACGCCGAGTGGCGCATGACCTTCTTCGGGATCATCACCTCGCCCTACCTCATCCTGTATGTGAACGACGACTACACCCAGACCGTCATCGGCCACCCCGATCGCGACAAGGCCTGGATCATGACGCGCGATCCGCAGATCGACGAATCCACCTACACGGCGCTGCGCGGCGAACTCGAACGCCGCAACTTCGACCTCTCCGAGCTGCAACGCGCCGAGCACAACCAACGAAATTGA
- a CDS encoding carboxypeptidase-like regulatory domain-containing protein, with product MKTLLTSTLGVWALLVSPGCAIAQDLVMPAVPITVEASVRDPEGSPVEGATVHLSLPRYRLGDKYQEAEAKTNKEGVATVSGTAQQDYLLSVEKAGYYRTQGPHRGINDEKSFQQYATGVQKIEMELRPVRNPVVGFSRDVDRRPLPKTDGPMGFDLEIGDWVAPFGKGRTPDFIFELGGRFTSSRDYDQKFTLRFSRPQDGITVFKHPKDIGSALKWPYEAPLSGYESSRTWLLKWSLKEGGRGTTIDLGGETNYLFRVRSEVDEKGNVVRAMYGVVSGDFIPVGGNNEIGRNVSFTYVLNPDWTRNLEFDPAKTASSPR from the coding sequence ATGAAGACACTGCTAACCTCAACCTTAGGCGTGTGGGCGCTTCTTGTATCGCCTGGATGCGCGATTGCCCAAGACCTCGTGATGCCCGCCGTTCCGATCACGGTCGAAGCCAGTGTGCGCGACCCCGAAGGGAGCCCGGTGGAGGGTGCCACCGTGCATCTGTCGCTTCCCCGTTATCGACTCGGCGACAAATACCAAGAGGCGGAGGCAAAAACCAACAAGGAAGGCGTCGCCACCGTCTCCGGCACCGCTCAACAGGACTACCTACTGTCGGTCGAGAAGGCTGGTTATTATCGGACGCAAGGCCCGCACCGCGGCATCAACGACGAGAAGAGCTTCCAGCAATATGCGACTGGCGTGCAGAAGATCGAGATGGAGCTCCGCCCAGTCCGGAATCCCGTCGTCGGCTTCTCTCGTGACGTAGATCGCCGGCCGCTACCCAAGACGGATGGCCCGATGGGCTTCGATCTAGAAATCGGGGATTGGGTCGCGCCTTTTGGAAAGGGTCGCACGCCCGATTTTATCTTCGAGTTGGGCGGGCGCTTCACATCGAGCAGAGACTACGACCAAAAGTTTACGCTTCGATTTAGCAGGCCACAGGACGGCATCACCGTCTTCAAGCATCCAAAGGACATCGGCTCGGCCTTGAAGTGGCCGTATGAAGCACCGCTATCCGGTTACGAGTCTTCGCGGACTTGGCTCTTAAAATGGAGCCTCAAGGAAGGCGGCCGGGGAACGACCATCGATCTGGGTGGAGAAACCAACTACCTCTTCCGGGTCCGCAGCGAGGTTGACGAAAAAGGCAACGTCGTCCGCGCAATGTATGGAGTCGTGAGCGGTGATTTTATCCCGGTGGGCGGCAACAACGAGATCGGCCGGAACGTGAGCTTCACGTATGTGCTGAATCCGGATTGGACGCGCAACCTCGAGTTTGACCCGGCCAAAACGGCCTCGTCGCCGCGCTAA
- a CDS encoding DUF4198 domain-containing protein, whose amino-acid sequence MMLAACGSGCVFGEPVSVQVKVIDDLGTPLAGGDVLVLFQGEKAKPQGERILQSDANGVVRIQGETTYGVTLRAWKSGHYETESEFSIDPRKPVERTYVLPRILNPIPLFAAREEYQ is encoded by the coding sequence ATGATGCTGGCTGCCTGTGGCTCCGGTTGCGTATTCGGCGAACCGGTGAGCGTGCAAGTGAAGGTGATTGACGACCTTGGCACCCCATTGGCCGGTGGTGACGTGCTGGTGTTGTTTCAAGGTGAAAAGGCCAAACCGCAAGGCGAACGTATCTTGCAAAGCGACGCCAATGGCGTGGTGCGGATTCAAGGTGAAACAACGTATGGCGTTACGCTAAGGGCGTGGAAGTCGGGCCACTACGAGACGGAAAGCGAGTTTTCGATCGACCCTAGAAAGCCAGTTGAACGCACTTACGTTCTGCCCCGTATTCTGAATCCGATTCCGCTCTTCGCCGCACGCGAAGAATACCAATGA
- a CDS encoding glutamate-cysteine ligase family protein produces MKPPHLFAYFGVELEYMLVDRDDLSVRPWADRILIDAAGQPISDIERGRLTWSNELIAHVLEIKTTLPEESLDGLADAFAAEVAEANRRLAPHNVCVLPTAMHPTMRPDEAVLWTHDFSEVYAAFDRIFDCRGHGWSNLQSVHLNLPFANDAEFARLHAAIRLVLPLLPALAASSPFVEGRATGFADNRLAFYRSNSIKLPALCGRVIPEPVYSRDDYERVIFDPIAEQLAPHDPDGVLEARFSNSRGAIARFDRDAIEIRVLDIQECPAADLAVLRLIIAVLRELVAETKVSLAEQQTAQVEPLRALFDAAVEQGSSAVVTDPLLLRAFGHTGEKATMLELWREAGQRLNPCATTSAAEQNALAVILEHGPLAERLQRAHQTGESLDAIYRRLAAGVATNTMFLA; encoded by the coding sequence ATGAAACCTCCGCACCTCTTCGCCTACTTTGGCGTCGAACTCGAATACATGCTCGTCGATCGCGACGACCTCAGCGTGCGCCCCTGGGCCGATCGCATCCTCATCGACGCCGCCGGCCAGCCCATCTCCGACATCGAACGCGGCCGCCTCACCTGGTCCAACGAGCTCATCGCCCACGTCCTGGAGATCAAGACGACGCTGCCCGAGGAGTCCCTCGACGGTCTCGCCGATGCCTTCGCCGCCGAAGTCGCCGAGGCCAACCGTCGCCTCGCGCCGCACAACGTGTGCGTGCTGCCCACCGCCATGCACCCGACCATGCGACCGGACGAAGCCGTGCTCTGGACGCATGACTTTTCGGAGGTTTACGCCGCCTTCGACCGCATCTTCGACTGCCGTGGTCACGGCTGGTCCAACCTGCAGAGCGTGCACCTCAACCTGCCCTTTGCCAACGACGCCGAGTTTGCCCGCCTGCACGCCGCCATCCGTCTGGTGCTGCCGCTGCTGCCCGCGCTCGCCGCGTCGTCGCCCTTTGTGGAAGGCCGGGCCACCGGCTTCGCGGACAACCGCCTCGCGTTCTATCGCAGCAACTCGATCAAGCTGCCCGCGCTCTGCGGTCGCGTGATCCCGGAGCCGGTGTATTCACGCGACGACTACGAACGTGTCATCTTCGATCCCATCGCCGAGCAGCTCGCGCCCCACGACCCCGACGGCGTGTTGGAGGCGCGCTTCTCCAACTCCCGCGGAGCCATCGCGCGTTTCGACCGCGACGCCATCGAAATCCGCGTGCTCGACATCCAGGAATGCCCGGCCGCCGACCTCGCGGTGCTGCGCCTCATCATCGCCGTGCTCCGCGAACTCGTCGCCGAAACAAAGGTTTCCCTCGCCGAACAACAGACCGCTCAAGTTGAGCCTCTGCGTGCGCTCTTCGACGCGGCAGTGGAGCAAGGCAGCAGCGCGGTCGTCACGGACCCGCTCCTCCTGCGCGCGTTTGGCCACACCGGTGAAAAGGCCACGATGCTGGAACTCTGGCGCGAAGCCGGTCAGCGCCTGAACCCTTGCGCGACGACCTCCGCCGCCGAACAGAACGCGCTGGCGGTCATCCTTGAACACGGCCCGCTCGCGGAGCGTCTGCAACGCGCCCACCAAACCGGCGAGTCCCTCGATGCCATCTACCGCCGCCTCGCCGCCGGCGTCGCGACCAACACGATGTTCCTCGCCTGA
- a CDS encoding RimK family protein has translation MRSLIVVNQPERWPFSIPGVEVVAARTYLTDPAFLSGRHTRVYNLCRSYRYQSVGYYVSLLAEARGHRPLPSVATIQDLKSTVVARILSGEVDELIQKSLAPLKTDRFVLSIYFARNTAKAYDRLCQQLYNQFQAPLMRATFVRHDAHWEMQDISSISASDVPESHRPFVAEVAKSFFAGRRPTHKPKTPPRYTMGILYDPAEAHSPSNDKAIAKFIRAAENFDIEAEVISRDDYSRLAEFDALFIRQTTAVNHFTFRFASRAQAEGLVVVDDPQSILRCTNKVYLAELLDRHDILAPRTIIVHKDNVDEVPAALGFPIILKQPDSAFSLGVKKVKTREEYDAVTAELFEDTDLLIAQEFLVTDFDWRIGVLDRKAIYAAKYFMARKHWQIISNQADGGADYGKVEAVPVELVPQQVIRTAVKAASLIGDGLYGVDVKQSGRSAYVIEVNDNPSIDAGYEDTLLKDALYERIIEHFVRKLDRRKERRPEE, from the coding sequence ATGCGCAGTCTCATTGTGGTCAACCAACCTGAGCGGTGGCCCTTCTCGATCCCCGGCGTCGAAGTCGTCGCCGCCCGCACCTATCTTACCGATCCGGCCTTCCTCTCCGGCCGTCACACCCGGGTCTACAACCTGTGCCGCTCCTACCGGTATCAGTCGGTTGGATACTACGTGTCCCTCCTCGCCGAGGCCCGCGGCCATCGCCCGTTGCCGAGCGTTGCCACCATCCAGGACCTCAAGTCCACCGTCGTGGCCCGCATCCTTTCGGGCGAGGTCGATGAACTTATCCAGAAGTCGCTCGCTCCGCTCAAGACCGACCGCTTCGTCCTGAGCATCTACTTCGCCCGCAATACCGCCAAGGCCTACGACCGGCTCTGCCAGCAGCTCTACAACCAATTCCAGGCCCCGCTCATGCGCGCCACCTTCGTGCGCCACGACGCGCACTGGGAGATGCAGGACATTAGCTCCATTTCGGCCTCCGATGTGCCCGAGTCGCACCGTCCCTTTGTTGCGGAGGTTGCCAAGAGTTTCTTCGCCGGACGTCGCCCCACCCACAAGCCCAAGACGCCGCCGCGCTACACCATGGGCATCCTCTACGATCCGGCCGAAGCGCATTCCCCGTCCAACGACAAAGCCATCGCCAAGTTCATCCGCGCCGCGGAGAACTTCGACATCGAAGCCGAGGTCATCTCCCGCGACGACTACTCGCGTCTGGCCGAGTTTGACGCGCTCTTCATTCGCCAAACCACCGCGGTCAACCACTTCACCTTCCGCTTCGCCAGCCGTGCCCAAGCCGAAGGGCTGGTCGTGGTCGACGATCCGCAGTCCATTCTGCGCTGCACCAACAAGGTCTACCTCGCCGAGCTGCTGGATCGCCACGACATCCTCGCGCCGCGCACCATCATCGTGCACAAGGACAACGTCGACGAGGTGCCGGCGGCCCTCGGTTTCCCCATCATCCTCAAGCAGCCCGACAGCGCCTTCTCCCTCGGCGTGAAGAAGGTGAAAACCCGCGAGGAATACGACGCGGTCACCGCCGAGTTGTTTGAAGACACCGACCTGCTCATCGCCCAGGAGTTTCTCGTCACCGACTTCGACTGGCGCATCGGCGTGCTCGATCGCAAAGCCATCTACGCCGCCAAATACTTCATGGCGCGCAAACACTGGCAGATCATCTCCAACCAAGCCGATGGCGGCGCCGACTACGGCAAAGTCGAAGCCGTGCCAGTGGAACTCGTGCCGCAGCAAGTGATCCGCACCGCGGTCAAAGCTGCGTCGCTCATCGGTGACGGCCTCTACGGAGTCGACGTGAAACAGTCCGGCCGCTCCGCCTACGTCATCGAGGTAAACGACAATCCCTCCATCGACGCCGGCTACGAGGACACCTTGCTCAAGGATGCCCTCTACGAACGCATCATCGAACACTTCGTCCGCAAGCTCGACCGCCGCAAAGAACGCCGCCCGGAAGAGTGA
- the secA gene encoding preprotein translocase subunit SecA, whose translation MFDFLFKRFAGRHYRKFLESVKPLVAKINEIEESYQALSEEQLKAKTPEFRERLKNGETLDDILPEAYATVKNAARRLVGTTAVVNGHEQRWDMVHFDVQLIGGIALHKGKIAEMATGEGKTLVATLPLYLNALVGRNSQLVTVNDYLARRDSEWMGHLYKYLGLTVGCIQQQMAPAVRREMYGCDITYGTASEFGFDYLRDNGMATRKEDQVQRDHWFCIVDEIDSILVDEARTPLIISGPAPIEREQPFTRLKPTVERLVNMQAKLCNRLVSEAKPVIEDDSADADARHEAMRKLLQVKLGSPRNKQLLRVLEIPAARKALDKIETEMNSDLQKTEMFALKEELFFSIDERQHQADLTEIGRRTLRPDNPDAFVLPDLATEHSAIDADTSLTPEQREERKNKSHEAYAEVSEEIHAISQLLRAFCLYERDVEYVVQDGKVNIVDENTGRVMPGRRWSDGLHQAVEAKEGVNIERETRTYATVTIQNYFRMYEKLAGMTGTAETEATEFSEIYRLGVQVIPTNKPNIRIDKNDSIFKTRRDKFNAVVAEITEANKRGQPVLVGTVSVESSEVLSRMLRRAGIVHTVLNAKFHEQEADIVTRAGHRGAVTIATNMAGRGTDIKLGEGVRELGGLYVIGTERHESRRIDRQLRGRCSRQGDPGTTKFFLSLEDNLMRLFLQGNLASRLMEGSMREGEELEHSLLNRSIESAQKKVEQQNFSIRKRLLQYDDVLNQQREVIYGIRNAAIHAERPKDIIFEQVQEEVEERLETAGWGEKGGPTEESLEQLIGWLNTHFPIGLHVQDLKGRNFEDSTRIVLEKVKKSYEVKESVEIPEALGALERYVIINAIDRHWQEHLTEMEELRRAIGLRSYGQKDPLVEYKGEAFKYFEELMGNVRLKICTGLFRSASNIQAFENMLQLLSRGAKTEGPENAPQAPTAAAAPPPPQIRSHVTGGGVGGMPGAAPARKPASDIKLPMPKPQPAQAMPKVGRNDPCPCGSGKKFKQCHGR comes from the coding sequence ATGTTCGACTTTCTGTTCAAACGTTTCGCCGGTCGTCACTATCGCAAGTTCCTCGAGTCCGTTAAGCCCCTCGTCGCCAAGATCAACGAGATCGAGGAGTCGTATCAGGCGCTCAGCGAAGAGCAGCTCAAGGCGAAGACCCCCGAATTTCGCGAGCGCCTCAAAAACGGCGAAACCCTCGACGACATCCTGCCCGAGGCCTACGCCACGGTGAAGAACGCCGCCCGCCGTCTCGTCGGCACCACCGCCGTCGTCAATGGCCACGAACAGCGTTGGGACATGGTCCACTTCGATGTGCAGCTCATCGGTGGCATCGCCCTGCACAAAGGCAAGATCGCCGAAATGGCGACCGGTGAAGGTAAAACTCTCGTCGCCACCCTGCCGCTCTACCTCAACGCCCTCGTCGGTCGCAATTCGCAGCTGGTCACCGTCAATGACTACCTCGCCCGCCGCGACTCCGAGTGGATGGGCCATCTCTACAAATACCTCGGGCTCACCGTGGGTTGCATCCAGCAACAAATGGCCCCGGCCGTGCGCCGCGAGATGTATGGTTGCGACATCACCTACGGCACCGCCTCCGAATTTGGCTTCGACTACCTCCGCGACAACGGCATGGCCACGCGTAAGGAGGACCAGGTGCAGCGCGACCACTGGTTCTGTATCGTGGACGAAATCGACTCCATCCTCGTCGACGAAGCCCGCACCCCGCTCATCATTTCCGGTCCGGCGCCGATTGAGCGCGAGCAGCCCTTTACCCGCCTCAAGCCGACGGTCGAGCGCCTGGTCAACATGCAGGCCAAGCTCTGCAACCGTCTCGTCTCCGAAGCCAAGCCGGTCATCGAGGACGACAGCGCCGATGCCGACGCCCGCCACGAGGCCATGCGCAAGCTCCTCCAGGTGAAGCTCGGCAGCCCGCGCAACAAACAACTCCTGCGCGTCCTCGAGATTCCGGCCGCCCGCAAGGCCCTCGACAAGATCGAGACCGAGATGAACTCCGATCTGCAGAAGACCGAGATGTTCGCCCTCAAAGAAGAGCTCTTCTTCTCCATCGACGAGCGCCAACACCAGGCCGACCTCACCGAAATCGGTCGTCGCACCCTGCGCCCCGATAACCCCGACGCCTTCGTCCTGCCCGACCTTGCCACCGAGCACTCCGCCATCGACGCCGACACCTCCCTCACGCCGGAGCAACGCGAGGAGCGCAAGAACAAGTCCCACGAGGCCTACGCCGAGGTTTCCGAAGAGATCCACGCCATTTCCCAGCTCCTGCGCGCCTTCTGCCTCTACGAGCGCGACGTCGAATACGTCGTCCAAGATGGCAAGGTGAACATCGTCGACGAGAACACCGGCCGCGTCATGCCGGGCCGTCGCTGGTCCGACGGTCTCCACCAAGCCGTCGAAGCCAAGGAAGGCGTCAACATCGAGCGCGAGACCCGCACCTACGCCACCGTTACCATCCAGAACTACTTCCGCATGTATGAGAAGCTGGCCGGTATGACCGGCACGGCGGAGACGGAAGCCACCGAGTTCAGCGAAATCTACCGCTTGGGCGTGCAGGTCATCCCGACCAACAAGCCCAACATCCGCATCGATAAGAACGACTCCATCTTCAAGACCCGCCGCGACAAGTTTAACGCGGTGGTGGCGGAGATCACCGAAGCCAACAAGCGCGGCCAACCGGTCCTCGTCGGCACCGTCTCGGTCGAGTCGTCCGAAGTGCTTTCCCGCATGCTCCGCCGCGCCGGCATCGTGCACACCGTGCTCAACGCCAAGTTCCACGAGCAGGAGGCCGACATCGTCACCCGCGCCGGTCATCGCGGCGCCGTCACCATTGCCACCAACATGGCCGGTCGCGGCACCGATATTAAGCTCGGCGAAGGGGTGCGCGAACTCGGCGGCCTCTATGTGATCGGCACCGAGCGCCACGAATCGCGTCGTATCGACCGCCAGTTGCGCGGTCGTTGTTCGCGTCAGGGCGACCCCGGCACGACCAAGTTCTTCCTCTCGCTGGAAGACAACCTCATGCGCCTCTTCCTCCAGGGCAATCTGGCCTCGCGCCTCATGGAAGGCTCCATGCGCGAAGGCGAAGAGCTCGAGCACTCCCTGCTCAACCGCTCCATCGAGAGCGCGCAGAAGAAGGTCGAGCAACAGAACTTCTCCATCCGCAAACGCCTCCTCCAATACGACGACGTGCTCAACCAGCAGCGCGAAGTCATCTACGGCATCCGCAATGCCGCCATCCACGCCGAGCGCCCCAAGGACATCATCTTCGAGCAGGTGCAGGAAGAGGTCGAAGAACGCCTCGAGACCGCCGGTTGGGGCGAGAAGGGCGGCCCGACCGAGGAGTCGCTCGAACAGCTCATCGGCTGGCTCAATACCCATTTCCCGATCGGCCTGCACGTGCAGGACCTCAAGGGCCGCAACTTCGAGGACTCGACGCGCATTGTCCTCGAGAAGGTCAAAAAGTCCTACGAGGTGAAGGAATCCGTCGAGATCCCCGAAGCCCTCGGCGCCCTCGAGCGCTACGTGATCATCAACGCCATCGACCGCCACTGGCAGGAGCACCTCACCGAAATGGAAGAGCTGCGCCGCGCCATCGGCCTGCGCTCCTACGGCCAGAAGGATCCGCTCGTTGAATACAAGGGCGAGGCCTTCAAATACTTCGAGGAACTCATGGGCAACGTGCGGCTCAAGATTTGCACCGGCCTCTTCCGCAGCGCCTCCAACATCCAAGCCTTCGAAAACATGTTGCAGCTCCTCAGTCGTGGCGCGAAGACCGAGGGCCCGGAGAACGCGCCGCAAGCGCCCACCGCTGCTGCCGCACCGCCTCCGCCGCAGATCCGTTCCCATGTCACCGGTGGTGGCGTGGGCGGTATGCCCGGCGCCGCTCCCGCGCGCAAGCCGGCCAGCGACATCAAGCTGCCCATGCCCAAGCCCCAGCCGGCGCAGGCCATGCCCAAGGTCGGTCGCAATGACCCGTGCCCCTGTGGCAGCGGCAAGAAGTTCAAGCAGTGCCACGGTCGCTGA
- a CDS encoding UDP-glucuronic acid decarboxylase family protein, with translation MRILVTGGAGFLGSHLCDRLLGEGHEVICLDNFFTGRKANIAHLVGNPDFELVRHDVIDPFKFEVDQIYNLACPASPPHYQFNPIKTTKTSVMGAINCLGLAKRVKARVFQASTSEVYGDPTVHPQPESYWGNVNTIGLRSCYDEGKRCAETLFFDYYRENGVDIRVVRIFNTYGPRMHPNDGRVVSNFIVQALQGQDLTVYGDGSQTRSFCYVDDLIEGFLRLMAQDATVGPVNIGNPGEFTMLELAELTLKLVGGPSKIIHQPLPADDPKQRQPDITLAKKHLDWAPTVPLEEGLKRTIDYFRTQV, from the coding sequence ATGCGCATTCTTGTTACCGGCGGGGCTGGTTTTTTGGGTTCCCATCTTTGTGATCGTCTCCTCGGCGAGGGGCACGAGGTGATCTGCCTCGATAACTTTTTCACCGGCCGAAAGGCCAACATCGCCCATCTGGTCGGCAATCCCGACTTCGAGTTGGTGCGCCACGATGTGATCGATCCGTTCAAGTTTGAGGTCGACCAGATCTACAACCTGGCCTGCCCGGCCTCCCCGCCGCACTACCAGTTCAACCCCATCAAAACGACCAAGACCTCGGTTATGGGGGCGATCAATTGCCTCGGTCTGGCCAAGCGCGTGAAGGCCCGCGTCTTCCAGGCCAGCACCAGCGAAGTGTATGGTGACCCAACCGTGCACCCGCAGCCCGAGTCGTATTGGGGCAACGTCAACACCATCGGCCTGCGCTCCTGCTACGACGAAGGGAAGCGTTGTGCCGAGACCCTGTTCTTCGACTATTACCGGGAGAACGGCGTCGATATTCGCGTGGTGCGCATCTTCAACACCTACGGCCCGCGCATGCACCCCAACGATGGGCGCGTCGTCTCCAACTTCATCGTGCAAGCGCTGCAGGGGCAGGATCTCACCGTCTACGGCGACGGCTCCCAGACGCGCTCCTTCTGCTACGTCGACGACCTCATCGAAGGCTTCCTGCGACTCATGGCGCAGGACGCTACGGTCGGCCCGGTCAACATCGGCAACCCCGGCGAGTTCACCATGCTCGAGCTGGCGGAGCTCACCCTCAAGTTGGTGGGCGGCCCCTCCAAGATCATCCACCAGCCGCTCCCGGCCGATGACCCGAAGCAGCGCCAGCCCGACATTACCTTGGCCAAAAAACACCTCGATTGGGCGCCGACCGTGCCGCTCGAGGAAGGCCTTAAACGCACCATCGATTACTTCCGCACGCAGGTCTGA